The window aggatataacagaatatttgcaaaaatctaaagggtgtactcacttttgagatatactgtgtatatgtgtgtatatgtatatatatatatatatatatatatatatatatatatatatatatatatatagtgacaGGAAACAGTCTAGCTGTAGggtttaaattgtattttgattttattttttattctaaaaaaaattatttccATCGTCAACGAATGCtacaataataatcataaaaaatgCTAGCTTTAACCAATATGCTATCTTAACATGAGTGACTTAGCTCTATTTAGTCTCACATTGCTAAGAAGCTAATGCTAGCTACTTGGCTTTTCAACATTCATTGCAAACAAGCTAATGTTAGTTTGCTAGTTAGCTTCTGTTGCTAACAGGATAATCTTGTCTTTCTGAGTCAAACATAAAACTTACATTCACACTATTTACTTCTGGGCTGTGATTGGTTGCTGTCAGGAAGGACAAGCCTTAAAATCTTTTAAAACTCTTTCACATGTTCCTCCATGTTGCTGAAGTCTTAAAGACGAGTCCCTTAATGCACCACGATGACAGATAAACACCTCGCCCCTCTACTCGTCAGTGGGCGGGGCCTCTTGCACAGCTTCCTGTTGGTTGGGGTCGACGTACTCTTGGTTGAACGTCACAGAATCAGCTCCCAGTTTATATCTGTGGACGGCGAGCAGACACTGCAGAGCCTGCAGACACAGAGTCAGATATTAAACTTTATTAACACAGCttgcagacacacagtcagataTTAGGGGTTCATGATCAGGAtcaggttcaggttcaggttcagatgtgtttattatctttaattgttttacaCGTTATGACAtcactaataataacaacacacaacatcacaTGACGTTTATAAATCGCCGTGAAAACAGGAAGGCACTGTGGCAGCgaatcagaggagagaggtgaagatgtgtgtttgtgtgtctgtacgtgtatgtctgtgtgtgtgtgagtgtgtgtgtttcaggcgAGCGGCGCGTTGAACAGTTTGTTGTATTCTTCTTCAAACGAGACTGTCTTCAGACGCTCCAACGACAGCAGAGTGAGACCTccctacacacaacacaacgaacacacataacacaacacaacacatcacacacacacagagcacgatacaaaacatgcagaagaaaacagcacCATATTTGTTACAagtattttcagttttaaaggTTTCTCTTAAGtgtaaagtgttttattattattatctgccGTGCAGTTTGAGCATtgagccagcagggggcaacagATGCTTCCTGTTCAAGTACGCACCCATGTGAAGacggagaagaaggagaagagaatgGTGGCTCTGGCAGCGTCAGATCCTTCATTCAGAGGgttgtcttcttcttcagaAAACTGCCACTGATTGGCCAGAAAACAGAAACCCACGAACCACACCAGAGACCAGAGAGCTGCATAGAACACAGGTCATATCTAAAGGTTATTAATCTGCAGAGAACACaggttatatatatgtataaaggttattaatcagGTTGTATATAAAAGTTATTAATCATGTTATATCTAAAGGTTATTAATCaggttatatataaaggttgttaatcaggttatatataaaggttattaattTGCAAAGAACacaggttatatatatatatataaaggttattaatcaggttatatataaaggttattaatcaggttatatataaagattattAATCTGCAAAGAACacaggttatatatatatataaaggttattaatcaggttatatataaaggttattaatcaggttatatataaagattattaatcatgttatatataaaggttattaatcaggttatatataaaggttgttaatcaggttatatataaaggttattaatcTGCAGAGAACACaggttatatataaaggttattaatcatgttatatataaaggttattaatcaggttatatataaaggttattaatcaggttatatataaaggttattaatcTGCAGAGAACACAGgttatatataaagattattaatcatgttatatataaaggttattaatcaggttatatataaaggttattaatcaggttatatataaaggttgttaatcaggttatatataaaggttattaatcatgttatatataaaggttattaatcatgttatataaaaaggttattaatcaggttatatataaaggttattaatcatgttatataaaaaggttattaatcaggttatatataaagattattaatcatgttatatataaaggttattaatcatgttatataaaaaggttattaatcaggttatatataaaggttattaatcaggttatatataaaggttattaatcatgttatatataaaggttgttaatcaggttatatataaaggttattaatcatgttatatataaaggttattaatcatgttatataaaaaggttattaatcaggttatatataaagattattaatcatgttatatataaaggttattaatcatgttatatataaaggttattaatcaggttatatataaaggttattaatcaggttatatataaaggttattaatcaggttatatataaaggttattaatcaggttatatataaaggttattaatcatgttatatataaaggttattaatcaggttatatataaaggttattaatcatgttatatataaaggttattaatcaggttatatataaaggttattaatcaggttatatataaaggttattaatcaggttatatataaaggttattaataaaggttattaatcatgttatatataaaggttattaatcaggttatatataaaggttattaatcaggttatatataaaggttattaatcaggttatatataaaggttattaatcatgttatatataaaggttattaatcaggttatatataaaggttattaatcaggttatatataaaggttattaatcatgttatatataaaggttattaatcatgttatatataaaggttattaatcatgttatatataaaggttattaatcatgttatatataaaggttattaatcaggttatatataaaggttattcATCTGCAGAGAACacaggttatatatatatataaatgttattaatcatgttatatataaaggttattaatcatgttatatataaaggttattaatcaggttatatataaaggttattaatcaggttatatataaaggttattaatcaTGTTATATATAAACCTTATTAATCTCAGATTATATTACCACCTGACACGGCGATGTCAGCCATGACGGCCTTCTTCCTGTCCTTCACGCCGGTGATCTGAGGGAAGTACACGTCCAGTGCCAGGAAGCCGGTGCAACAAAGGAAGCACAGCGTTCCTGTGGCGACGGCGTAGTTACAGGCATTGTGGTTGCGGTTGAAGATGCAGAACTCCTCCACGTCTTCAGGACGGTTAACGTAGCCCTCGTTAGCAATGCAGCCAAGGATCACGATGGAGAAGAGCTGAAGGCAGAAAGGAGCTAGCTCAATGCGAACGACACATTGGTTCTCAGTGGAAGAGGCTAGATTCTAGTATGGACCTGACCAGTTCAACAAACATCTCTTTGTACTTCGGGACTACATGATGGTACAGGTATATAAATACAAACTCGTGAAGGAGGATTTATTACAGGACTAACTTACATTTAACAAGCTGTCCctgattggttgattggttTTATTGGCTGATAGAAATTCACACATAACTGCACACATTACAAACGTTAAAAACAAAGAGTCatgaaaaattaataaataatggtcccccacaataaaaagaaaaaaaaagaataaaagataaagttattttacaaacaaattaTTTCTTCCTGTAAAGGGTCCAATCAGAGCGCAGCAGTGAGAAACAAAGAACTCCTGTTAGAGGAGTCTCGAGTTAAAGCAGGAATGTTAACACCAGTCTCAtgatacacactcacacacacattacattacaggtcattcagcagacgctcttatccagactcacagtgaactcactacacacagtctctggagcagctcaggggctcaatggtgcagctctggtgttgaactcacaaccttctggtgttgtgtttggaagccgaaccactagaccaggggtgcccaaaaggttgaTCGCAAGTAGATTGAGcaccgtaaaaaaaaaatatatatatatatatcagtgtttcccctatcATCACTTAGCTTCACTTCAATTCGCCTCACGTAGCTTCAATTAGCTTCATGCTTTGCTTCACACATCGCTTTGCGTCTTGCCAATGCCGATATAtgctgttggaaaaatattcttaataacaccacgaagtcaggatcaaaatcaaataagggTTTAATCAATGTTCTTGCCATGCTACGGATAACCATCTTGCCTTGCTTAacagttctccatctctgtccatggCTAACAGCTAGCCCCAGACTAAAACCTGTGGCAACCGGCATGATGTCCAAGTATTCCATCCCGCAACTGCTGAGTctcaacaactacacaactccAACGTACATCTCAGCCATCAAACAACTTGGACTCCTACGCAGGCCTCGTTACACTCACAGAGGCTCCCGTAGAAAGTTTGTTTACCACCAGCCTGGCCCGCCTGTGTCGACTATTCCTTCCATCTGGACCACTGTCGCACGTCTGCCGCGTCATCAGAGGACTGACGCTATCGGTGTTAATAGCACGGGAAACACCGCGAGATCGCTACAAATTGAGCAGAGCGGAAAATGTGGAGTGGATTTCAGTCTACTCCGGACCCTACAGAAATCACCCATTTCATCCAGAGTCAAAATAgaactttttaatgcacaatcCCTAACCAACAAATCATCTTTCATACAAGACCACATCATGGACAAGAGAATAGACTTTATGTGCCTTACTGAAACGTGGAAACAGTCAGAGGTTTACTTTGCCCTAAATGAAGTCTGTCCCCCTGGCTACTGCTACCTAGAAAAGGCTCGCAGCACTGGTTGTGGTGGCGGCTTagcaataatacacagaaaagaACTGAAACTGTCCCCCTTGCCTCTGCCTGTActatcctcatttgaatgccttggaTTGAAATGTAAACCACCCTTCACCCTGACAATACTTCTCATCTACCGACCACCGAAACCTAACTCAACTTTCATCCCAGAGATGCACGACCTTCTAATTACACTCTGCACTACTTCTGGACATATTATAATACTTGGagatataaatattcatgttgACACCTCCTCCTGTCACTATGCAGCCAAGTTCCTACACCTTCTGGACTGCCTCAACCTCatttaacatgttgatgtccccacacacactagGGGACACACACTTGGCCTAGTCATCACAAACTCTGCCCCCATCCGTAATCGGTTTACAATCTGGGTGTGTCGGATCACAATGGATCTGCCACTCCTGCTTCCCTACACCAAACCCAAGTAtcaaatccatttcagaaatctgaaaagCCCGCTGGTACACCTGCGAGCTGcggaagatgaagacagcgggtcaccaagacaccacagaggagcagtgtgatccatccgctctctcctctccaactccgCTGCTCTGCCAGTCCCTACTGTCAACCCCCAGCCCGGACCTACCCAGCCTCTTTGCCGCTTCACTGACATCTCGCAGCAAGAGGTCGATgccatcatcaaaaagatgaaaccctccacctatgccctggacccctttccacagccctggtcaaatctaacatttgtgccataagtcccctcatcactacagtgataaaccactccctccagtctggtcatgttccatcccctttaaaaactgctgtcatctaaccactcctcaaaaaacccacctt of the Cottoperca gobio unplaced genomic scaffold, fCotGob3.1 fCotGob3_221arrow_ctg1, whole genome shotgun sequence genome contains:
- the LOC115004921 gene encoding synaptogyrin-1-like, which gives rise to MDGFQAYGAGKAGGAFDPLTFFRQPQTVVRIFCWLFSIVILGCIANEGYVNRPEDVEEFCIFNRNHNACNYAVATGTLCFLCCTGFLALDVYFPQITGVKDRKKAVMADIAVSALWSLVWFVGFCFLANQWQFSEEEDNPLNEGSDAARATILFSFFSVFTWGGLTLLSLERLKTVSFEEEYNKLFNAPLA